The Glycine soja cultivar W05 chromosome 3, ASM419377v2, whole genome shotgun sequence genome window below encodes:
- the LOC114405553 gene encoding beta-fructofuranosidase, insoluble isoenzyme 1-like gives MVLPKCRYISVVFFAFVVLLINNGVEAFHKVYPHLQSVSTISVSGQHRTAYHFQPPKNWINDPNGPMYYKGIYHLFYQYNPKGSVWGNIVWAHSVSKDLINWRSLEHALYPSKPFDKFGCWSGSATIVPGKGPVILYTGVVDDKQTQVQCYAIPEDLNDPLLQKWVKPDKFNPILVANKGVNGSAFRDPTTAWLSKDGHWKILVGSRKNLTGIAYLYRSKDFMNWVQAKHPIHSKGATGMWECPDFYPVLLRGNAGLETSEEGNHVKYVFKNSLDITRFDYYTVGTYFKDKDRYVPDNTSEDGWGGLRYDYGNFYASKSFFDPSKNRRILWGWANESDTKEDDVRKGWAGIQAIPRTVWLDSTGRQLVQWPVEELNNLRGKEVNMNSQKLQMGDYVEVKGITAAQADVEVTFSFASLDKAETYDPKWVNAQDLCALKGSKLQGGVGPFGLLTLASQNFEEFTPVFFRIFKGPDKHVVLLCSDARSSSLKSSMYKPSFAGFVDVDLATKRKLSLRSLIDHSVVESFGEGGKTNILSRVYPQLAVANQAQLFVFNNGTEPISVENLKAWSMNPADIK, from the exons ATGGTTCTCCCAAAGTGTCGCTATATCTCTGTAGTTTTTTTCGCCTTTGTTGTGTTACTGATCAACAATGGCGTTGAAGCTTTTCATAAAGTATATCCTCATCTTCAATCTGTTTCTACGATATCCGTGAGCGGACAACACAGAACTGCGTACCATTTTCAACCTCCTAAGAACTGGATTAACG ATCCAAATG GACCCATGTATTACAAGGGAATCTATCATCTATTCTACCAATACAACCCCAAAGGGTCAGTGTGGGGTAACATTGTGTGGGCTCACTCAGTGTCAAAGGATCTCATCAATTGGAGGTCCCTTGAACATGCACTTTACCCATCCAAACCATTTGACAAGTTCGGGTGTTGGTCTGGGTCAGCCACCATAGTCCCAGGTAAAGGACCAGTGATCCTCTACACCGGAGTTGTTGACGACAAACAAACTCAGGTTCAATGCTATGCTATACCTGAAGACCTAAACGACCCACTCCTCCAAAAATGGGTTAAACCTGACAAATTCAACCCAATCTTGGTTGCTAACAAGGGTGTCAACGGTAGTGCGTTTCGCGACCCAACGACGGCATGGTTGAGCAAGGACGGTCACTGGAAGATATTGGTGGGTAGTAGAAAGAATCTTACAGGTATAGCTTATTTGTATAGGAGCAAGGACTTTATGAATTGGGTGCAAGCCAAACATCCGATCCATTCCAAGGGTGCAACTGGTATGTGGGAGTGTCCTGATTTTTATCCAGTTTTGCTTAGAGGCAATGCAGGGTTGGAGACGTCCGAGGAGGGGAATCATGTGAAGTACGTGTTTAAGAATAGTCTTGACATTACAAGGTTCGACTACTATACAGTGGGaacatattttaaagataaggATAGATATGTCCCCGATAACACCTCAGAGGATGGTTGGGGTGGACTTAGGTATGACTATGGTAATTTTTATGCTTCCAAGTCATTTTTTGACCCCAGTAAAAATCGAAGAATCTTGTGGGGTTGGGCAAATGAGTCTGATACCAAGGAAGATGATGTTCGCAAAGGATGGGCGGGAATTCAG gCGATTCCGCGAACTGTGTGGCTTGATTCTACTGGGAGACAATTGGTGCAATGGCCTGTTGAAGAATTAAACAATCTCAGAGGGAAAGAAGTTAATATGAACAGTCAAAAGCTTCAAATGGGAGATTACGTTGAAGTAAAAGGAATCACTGCTGCCCAG GCAGATGTGGAAGTTACATTCTCATTTGCAAGCTTGGACAAGGCAGAGACATATGATCCTAAGTGGGTAAACGCACAGGACCTCTGTGCCCTAAAGGGTTCAAAACTTCAAGGTGGAGTTGGACCATTTGGGCTTCTCACATTAGCTTCTCAAAATTTTGAGGAGTTCACTCCTGTGTTTTTTAGAATTTTCAAAGGTCCAGATAAGCATGTGGTTCTCTTATGCTCAGATGCAAGAAG TTCCTCTTTGAAGAGTAGTATGTACAAGCCATCATTTGCTGGTTTTGTAGATGTGGATTTGGCCACTAAAAGGAAACTCTCTCTTAGGAGTTTG ATTGATCACTCAGTAGTGGAGAGTTTTGGTGAAGGAGGAAAGACAAACATTTTGTCTCGTGTTTATCCACAACTAGCAGTAGCAAATCAAGCTCAGTTGTTTGTGTTCAACAATGGAACTGAACCCATCTCGGTGGAAAACCTCAAAGCATGGAGCATGAACCCTGCTGATATAAAATAA